Proteins from a genomic interval of Sander vitreus isolate 19-12246 chromosome 6, sanVit1, whole genome shotgun sequence:
- the thrap3a gene encoding uncharacterized protein thrap3a isoform X2 has product MSRSTKSASRSRSRSRSRSKSHSTSRSRSRSRKRHYRSRSRTRSRSHSPSHNREKKYPRGYQNTREFRGYHRGFRRPYNFRGRGRGYFQRGRYQRGGGGGGYNNNNNNNNNYFRPNWKNYKQYPQQQQQQQQNHSRGRSHNFQQRSGSPTRGHSHHSDRSSSPLSRHSQHSSSSSHSSSPKCRPALLLTNQNSKDVKEEFSASKEIQKGGGGDTEPVELVGVLAVDAKEGAGSGKTEGNWQGLPDCSSSPKRTSPLASAAVSVGHNSQSTNQSSPSPKVTNDISNGAPSWKMVCSSSKTKKPSHEGLNPMLSSFDFFSNEEYLDGDKTAISIAFRQFLEEQNKKSKAWGNGKNTEANDVDMEQGKANGKASANIPDSASRKHKEDNDGEVSLNSFLKASPFLSADGEEEEELIIRPHSKSLHKDWRNGDESSKLKIKVSHSARELFDECFGKWQNVAHSQVANSDVDAMAEDIYFSRKRDKAAAISAALAKRELAGKFEDLSPDVGGKARKMAKSPSIPSPTPPLWRNSDKELRGEDSPFMTSRKQEAKLNVRMDFLGDSLMSSSDILAEERQLSQDLVQSSKKDQEFRSIFQHVQAAPLQRSPSELFAQHIVTIVHHIKAQHFPSSEMTLNERFTMYQRRAAEKEMMKTRKSPEIHRRIDVSPRAFKKHSQLFEAMKSSEDGTYKDGGEKLKGDPMDLRLDIERRKKYSIHDSGYNQDRGQDVGDSPDSSRERSGRESSKCRETSKKSKKKRSRSSSSSSSSSSKSQKEDLPHSKSDPNDKGFNRARLGQTESLGPVEGEKPRGGFQVRIRGRSWNRGNYQGNSSHGTNTTANVAVQPKNEDWDPEYTPKSRKYYLHDDREREAECKWLDNRGRGRGSFSRGRARFIIRKATGAPNTNSPKWAHDKFHINREQDNAQEEEIEPDHKEGEIDGANT; this is encoded by the exons ATGTCCAGATCCACAAAATCAGCCTCGAGGTCTCGGAGCCGCTCAAGGTCCCGGTCAAAATCCCACTCCACCTCTCGCTCCAGATCCCGGTCCAGGAAGCGCCACTACCG CTCTAGGTCTCGGACACGGTCAAGATCTCATTCTCCATCTCATAACCGGGAGAAGAAATATCCGAGGGGATACCAGAACACTCGCGAGTTCCGGGGCTACCACCGCGGCTTCCGGAGGCCGTACAACTTCAGGGGCCGAGGGCGGGGCTACTTTCAACGTGGACGCTACCAGCgtggtggtggaggtggtggctataacaataacaacaacaacaacaacaactacttCCGCCCCAACTGGAAGAATTACAAGCAGTACCctcaacaacagcaacagcagcagcaaaaccATTCACGAGGACGCTCCCACAACTTCCAGCAGCGCTCAGGAAGCCCCACTCGTGGTCACTCTCACCACTCTGACCGATCCTCGTCGCCATTATCCAGACACTCGCAgcattcttcctcttcctcacacTCCTCCTCTCCCAAATGCAGGCCAGCCTTGTTGCTGACGAACCAAAACTCCAAAGATGTGAAAGAGGAGTTCTCGGCCTCCAAGGAGATCCaaaagggaggagggggagatacGGAGCCAGTGGAGCTTGTCGGAGTGTTGGCAGTAGATGCTAAAGAAGGCGCAGGAAGTGGGAAAACTGAGGGGAACTGGCAGGGCCTACCAGACTGCAGCAGCAGTCCAAAGAGAACGAGTCCTTTGGCAAGCGCTGCCGTTAGTGTTGGCCACAACAGCCAAAGTACTAACCAGTCTAGTCCTTCCCCTAAAGTCACAAATGATATCAGCAATGGCGCCCCCTCCTGGAAGATGGTGTGTAGTTCatccaaaacaaaaaagcccTCACATGAAGGTCTAAATCCAATGCTTTCCAGCTTTGACTTCTTCTCCAATGAGGAATACCTGGATGGAGATAAAACAGCAATCTCCATTGCCTTCAGACA GTTTTTGGAGGAGCAAAATAAGAAATCTAAAGCTTGGGGAAATGGCAAGAACACAGAAGCAAATGATGTGGATATGGAACAAGGGAAAGCGAATGGCAAAGCATCCGCAAATATCCCTGACTCggcgtcaagaaagcacaaagaGGACAATGATGGTGAAGTGTCTCTGAACAGCTTTTTGAAAGCTTCTCCTTTTCTGTCTGCGGacggggaggaagaggaggagttgATAATCAGGCCTCATTCAAAGTCACTTCACAAAGACTGGCGCAATGGGGACGAGTCCTCTAAGCTAAAGATCAAGGTATCTCACTCAGCCCGGGAACTGTTTGATGAATGCTTTGGCAAATGGCAGAATGTGGCCCATTCACAGGTAGCTAACAGTGACGTTGACGCCATGGCAGAGGACATATATTTTAGTCGAAAGCGGGATAAAGCGGCGGCGATTTCTGCTGCCCTCGCCAAGAGGGAGTTGGCAGGAAAATTTGAGGACCTGTCCCCAGACGTGGGGGGTAAAGCCAGGAAGATGGCAAAATCTCCCTCCATCCCATCTCCTACACCCCCACTATGGAGGAACTCTGATAAAGAGCTCAGGGGAGAGGACTCACCTTTCATGACCTCCAGAAAACAGGAAGCAAAATTAAATGTCAGAATGGATTTCCTTGGAGATAGCCTGATGAG ctCTTCTGATATTTTAGCTGAGGAGCGACAGTTGTCTCAGGATCTTGTGCAGTCCTCAAAAAAGGATCAGGAGTTTCGCTCCATCTTTCAACATGTTCAGGCTGCTCCGTTACAGAGGAGTCCCTCTGAGCTGTTTGCTCAACACATTGTCACCATCGTTCACCACATTAAAG CTCAGCACTTTCCATCCTCTGAAATGACTCTAAACGAGCGATTCACCATGTACCAAAGAcgagctgcagagaaggaaaTGATGAAAACCAGAAAAAGCCCAGAAATACACAG GAGAATTGATGTTTCACCAAGAGCTTTTAAGAAACACTCTCAACTTTTTGAGGCGATGAAAAGCTCAGAAGATGGCACTTACAAG GACGGCGGGGAAAAACTGAAAGGTGACCCGATGGACCTTCGTTTGGATATTGAGCGCCGTAAAAAATATTCCATCCATGACAGTGGCTACAATCAGGATCGGGGACAAGATGTGGGAGATTCCCCAGATTCTAGTAGAGAGAGATCTGGTAGAGAGTCCTCTAAATGCCGCGAGACATCAAA GAAAAGTAAGAAGAAGCGCTCTCGCTCAAGTTCgtcctcatcttcctcatcctctAAGTCCCAAAAAGAAGATTTGCCCCACAGCAAGTCTGACCCCAACGATAAAGGCTTTAACAGGGCCAGACTGGGTCAAACAGAGTCACTAGGACCAGTTGAAGGAGAAAAGCCACGTGGAGGATTT CAGGTCCGTATTCGTGGAAGGAGCTGGAACAGAGGCAATTACCAGGGAAATTCTTCACATGGTACCAACACCACGGCAAATGTGGCTGTACAGCCAAAAAATGAAGACTGGGACCCAGAGTACACTCCCAAGAGCAGGAAATACTACTTG CACGATGACAGAGAACGGGAGGCAGAGTGCAAGTGGTTGGACAACCGAGGTCGAGGACGGGGAAGCTTCTCACGTGGAAGGGCACGATTCATCATCCGCAAAGCCACTGGGGCCCCCAACACCAATAGCCCCAAATGGGCCCATGACAAGTTCCACATCAACAGGGAGCAAGATAATGCACAGGAAGAGGAGATAGAACCGGACCATAAAGAAGGAGAAATCGACGGAGCGAATACTTGA
- the thrap3a gene encoding thyroid hormone receptor-associated protein 3 isoform X1, which translates to MDLVRTQTLESASVFKRKLMFEKEFSCRSRSRTRSRSHSPSHNREKKYPRGYQNTREFRGYHRGFRRPYNFRGRGRGYFQRGRYQRGGGGGGYNNNNNNNNNYFRPNWKNYKQYPQQQQQQQQNHSRGRSHNFQQRSGSPTRGHSHHSDRSSSPLSRHSQHSSSSSHSSSPKCRPALLLTNQNSKDVKEEFSASKEIQKGGGGDTEPVELVGVLAVDAKEGAGSGKTEGNWQGLPDCSSSPKRTSPLASAAVSVGHNSQSTNQSSPSPKVTNDISNGAPSWKMVCSSSKTKKPSHEGLNPMLSSFDFFSNEEYLDGDKTAISIAFRQFLEEQNKKSKAWGNGKNTEANDVDMEQGKANGKASANIPDSASRKHKEDNDGEVSLNSFLKASPFLSADGEEEEELIIRPHSKSLHKDWRNGDESSKLKIKVSHSARELFDECFGKWQNVAHSQVANSDVDAMAEDIYFSRKRDKAAAISAALAKRELAGKFEDLSPDVGGKARKMAKSPSIPSPTPPLWRNSDKELRGEDSPFMTSRKQEAKLNVRMDFLGDSLMSSSDILAEERQLSQDLVQSSKKDQEFRSIFQHVQAAPLQRSPSELFAQHIVTIVHHIKAQHFPSSEMTLNERFTMYQRRAAEKEMMKTRKSPEIHRRIDVSPRAFKKHSQLFEAMKSSEDGTYKDGGEKLKGDPMDLRLDIERRKKYSIHDSGYNQDRGQDVGDSPDSSRERSGRESSKCRETSKKSKKKRSRSSSSSSSSSSKSQKEDLPHSKSDPNDKGFNRARLGQTESLGPVEGEKPRGGFQVRIRGRSWNRGNYQGNSSHGTNTTANVAVQPKNEDWDPEYTPKSRKYYLHDDREREAECKWLDNRGRGRGSFSRGRARFIIRKATGAPNTNSPKWAHDKFHINREQDNAQEEEIEPDHKEGEIDGANT; encoded by the exons ATGGATTTGGTTCGGACTCAAACTCTGGAGTCGGCTTCTGTTTTCAAGAGGAAATTGATGTTTGAGAAAGAGTTCAGCTGCCG CTCTAGGTCTCGGACACGGTCAAGATCTCATTCTCCATCTCATAACCGGGAGAAGAAATATCCGAGGGGATACCAGAACACTCGCGAGTTCCGGGGCTACCACCGCGGCTTCCGGAGGCCGTACAACTTCAGGGGCCGAGGGCGGGGCTACTTTCAACGTGGACGCTACCAGCgtggtggtggaggtggtggctataacaataacaacaacaacaacaacaactacttCCGCCCCAACTGGAAGAATTACAAGCAGTACCctcaacaacagcaacagcagcagcaaaaccATTCACGAGGACGCTCCCACAACTTCCAGCAGCGCTCAGGAAGCCCCACTCGTGGTCACTCTCACCACTCTGACCGATCCTCGTCGCCATTATCCAGACACTCGCAgcattcttcctcttcctcacacTCCTCCTCTCCCAAATGCAGGCCAGCCTTGTTGCTGACGAACCAAAACTCCAAAGATGTGAAAGAGGAGTTCTCGGCCTCCAAGGAGATCCaaaagggaggagggggagatacGGAGCCAGTGGAGCTTGTCGGAGTGTTGGCAGTAGATGCTAAAGAAGGCGCAGGAAGTGGGAAAACTGAGGGGAACTGGCAGGGCCTACCAGACTGCAGCAGCAGTCCAAAGAGAACGAGTCCTTTGGCAAGCGCTGCCGTTAGTGTTGGCCACAACAGCCAAAGTACTAACCAGTCTAGTCCTTCCCCTAAAGTCACAAATGATATCAGCAATGGCGCCCCCTCCTGGAAGATGGTGTGTAGTTCatccaaaacaaaaaagcccTCACATGAAGGTCTAAATCCAATGCTTTCCAGCTTTGACTTCTTCTCCAATGAGGAATACCTGGATGGAGATAAAACAGCAATCTCCATTGCCTTCAGACA GTTTTTGGAGGAGCAAAATAAGAAATCTAAAGCTTGGGGAAATGGCAAGAACACAGAAGCAAATGATGTGGATATGGAACAAGGGAAAGCGAATGGCAAAGCATCCGCAAATATCCCTGACTCggcgtcaagaaagcacaaagaGGACAATGATGGTGAAGTGTCTCTGAACAGCTTTTTGAAAGCTTCTCCTTTTCTGTCTGCGGacggggaggaagaggaggagttgATAATCAGGCCTCATTCAAAGTCACTTCACAAAGACTGGCGCAATGGGGACGAGTCCTCTAAGCTAAAGATCAAGGTATCTCACTCAGCCCGGGAACTGTTTGATGAATGCTTTGGCAAATGGCAGAATGTGGCCCATTCACAGGTAGCTAACAGTGACGTTGACGCCATGGCAGAGGACATATATTTTAGTCGAAAGCGGGATAAAGCGGCGGCGATTTCTGCTGCCCTCGCCAAGAGGGAGTTGGCAGGAAAATTTGAGGACCTGTCCCCAGACGTGGGGGGTAAAGCCAGGAAGATGGCAAAATCTCCCTCCATCCCATCTCCTACACCCCCACTATGGAGGAACTCTGATAAAGAGCTCAGGGGAGAGGACTCACCTTTCATGACCTCCAGAAAACAGGAAGCAAAATTAAATGTCAGAATGGATTTCCTTGGAGATAGCCTGATGAG ctCTTCTGATATTTTAGCTGAGGAGCGACAGTTGTCTCAGGATCTTGTGCAGTCCTCAAAAAAGGATCAGGAGTTTCGCTCCATCTTTCAACATGTTCAGGCTGCTCCGTTACAGAGGAGTCCCTCTGAGCTGTTTGCTCAACACATTGTCACCATCGTTCACCACATTAAAG CTCAGCACTTTCCATCCTCTGAAATGACTCTAAACGAGCGATTCACCATGTACCAAAGAcgagctgcagagaaggaaaTGATGAAAACCAGAAAAAGCCCAGAAATACACAG GAGAATTGATGTTTCACCAAGAGCTTTTAAGAAACACTCTCAACTTTTTGAGGCGATGAAAAGCTCAGAAGATGGCACTTACAAG GACGGCGGGGAAAAACTGAAAGGTGACCCGATGGACCTTCGTTTGGATATTGAGCGCCGTAAAAAATATTCCATCCATGACAGTGGCTACAATCAGGATCGGGGACAAGATGTGGGAGATTCCCCAGATTCTAGTAGAGAGAGATCTGGTAGAGAGTCCTCTAAATGCCGCGAGACATCAAA GAAAAGTAAGAAGAAGCGCTCTCGCTCAAGTTCgtcctcatcttcctcatcctctAAGTCCCAAAAAGAAGATTTGCCCCACAGCAAGTCTGACCCCAACGATAAAGGCTTTAACAGGGCCAGACTGGGTCAAACAGAGTCACTAGGACCAGTTGAAGGAGAAAAGCCACGTGGAGGATTT CAGGTCCGTATTCGTGGAAGGAGCTGGAACAGAGGCAATTACCAGGGAAATTCTTCACATGGTACCAACACCACGGCAAATGTGGCTGTACAGCCAAAAAATGAAGACTGGGACCCAGAGTACACTCCCAAGAGCAGGAAATACTACTTG CACGATGACAGAGAACGGGAGGCAGAGTGCAAGTGGTTGGACAACCGAGGTCGAGGACGGGGAAGCTTCTCACGTGGAAGGGCACGATTCATCATCCGCAAAGCCACTGGGGCCCCCAACACCAATAGCCCCAAATGGGCCCATGACAAGTTCCACATCAACAGGGAGCAAGATAATGCACAGGAAGAGGAGATAGAACCGGACCATAAAGAAGGAGAAATCGACGGAGCGAATACTTGA
- the thrap3a gene encoding thyroid hormone receptor-associated protein 3 isoform X3, whose product MQKHTCSRSRTRSRSHSPSHNREKKYPRGYQNTREFRGYHRGFRRPYNFRGRGRGYFQRGRYQRGGGGGGYNNNNNNNNNYFRPNWKNYKQYPQQQQQQQQNHSRGRSHNFQQRSGSPTRGHSHHSDRSSSPLSRHSQHSSSSSHSSSPKCRPALLLTNQNSKDVKEEFSASKEIQKGGGGDTEPVELVGVLAVDAKEGAGSGKTEGNWQGLPDCSSSPKRTSPLASAAVSVGHNSQSTNQSSPSPKVTNDISNGAPSWKMVCSSSKTKKPSHEGLNPMLSSFDFFSNEEYLDGDKTAISIAFRQFLEEQNKKSKAWGNGKNTEANDVDMEQGKANGKASANIPDSASRKHKEDNDGEVSLNSFLKASPFLSADGEEEEELIIRPHSKSLHKDWRNGDESSKLKIKVSHSARELFDECFGKWQNVAHSQVANSDVDAMAEDIYFSRKRDKAAAISAALAKRELAGKFEDLSPDVGGKARKMAKSPSIPSPTPPLWRNSDKELRGEDSPFMTSRKQEAKLNVRMDFLGDSLMSSSDILAEERQLSQDLVQSSKKDQEFRSIFQHVQAAPLQRSPSELFAQHIVTIVHHIKAQHFPSSEMTLNERFTMYQRRAAEKEMMKTRKSPEIHRRIDVSPRAFKKHSQLFEAMKSSEDGTYKDGGEKLKGDPMDLRLDIERRKKYSIHDSGYNQDRGQDVGDSPDSSRERSGRESSKCRETSKKSKKKRSRSSSSSSSSSSKSQKEDLPHSKSDPNDKGFNRARLGQTESLGPVEGEKPRGGFQVRIRGRSWNRGNYQGNSSHGTNTTANVAVQPKNEDWDPEYTPKSRKYYLHDDREREAECKWLDNRGRGRGSFSRGRARFIIRKATGAPNTNSPKWAHDKFHINREQDNAQEEEIEPDHKEGEIDGANT is encoded by the exons ATGCAAAAACACACTTG CTCTAGGTCTCGGACACGGTCAAGATCTCATTCTCCATCTCATAACCGGGAGAAGAAATATCCGAGGGGATACCAGAACACTCGCGAGTTCCGGGGCTACCACCGCGGCTTCCGGAGGCCGTACAACTTCAGGGGCCGAGGGCGGGGCTACTTTCAACGTGGACGCTACCAGCgtggtggtggaggtggtggctataacaataacaacaacaacaacaacaactacttCCGCCCCAACTGGAAGAATTACAAGCAGTACCctcaacaacagcaacagcagcagcaaaaccATTCACGAGGACGCTCCCACAACTTCCAGCAGCGCTCAGGAAGCCCCACTCGTGGTCACTCTCACCACTCTGACCGATCCTCGTCGCCATTATCCAGACACTCGCAgcattcttcctcttcctcacacTCCTCCTCTCCCAAATGCAGGCCAGCCTTGTTGCTGACGAACCAAAACTCCAAAGATGTGAAAGAGGAGTTCTCGGCCTCCAAGGAGATCCaaaagggaggagggggagatacGGAGCCAGTGGAGCTTGTCGGAGTGTTGGCAGTAGATGCTAAAGAAGGCGCAGGAAGTGGGAAAACTGAGGGGAACTGGCAGGGCCTACCAGACTGCAGCAGCAGTCCAAAGAGAACGAGTCCTTTGGCAAGCGCTGCCGTTAGTGTTGGCCACAACAGCCAAAGTACTAACCAGTCTAGTCCTTCCCCTAAAGTCACAAATGATATCAGCAATGGCGCCCCCTCCTGGAAGATGGTGTGTAGTTCatccaaaacaaaaaagcccTCACATGAAGGTCTAAATCCAATGCTTTCCAGCTTTGACTTCTTCTCCAATGAGGAATACCTGGATGGAGATAAAACAGCAATCTCCATTGCCTTCAGACA GTTTTTGGAGGAGCAAAATAAGAAATCTAAAGCTTGGGGAAATGGCAAGAACACAGAAGCAAATGATGTGGATATGGAACAAGGGAAAGCGAATGGCAAAGCATCCGCAAATATCCCTGACTCggcgtcaagaaagcacaaagaGGACAATGATGGTGAAGTGTCTCTGAACAGCTTTTTGAAAGCTTCTCCTTTTCTGTCTGCGGacggggaggaagaggaggagttgATAATCAGGCCTCATTCAAAGTCACTTCACAAAGACTGGCGCAATGGGGACGAGTCCTCTAAGCTAAAGATCAAGGTATCTCACTCAGCCCGGGAACTGTTTGATGAATGCTTTGGCAAATGGCAGAATGTGGCCCATTCACAGGTAGCTAACAGTGACGTTGACGCCATGGCAGAGGACATATATTTTAGTCGAAAGCGGGATAAAGCGGCGGCGATTTCTGCTGCCCTCGCCAAGAGGGAGTTGGCAGGAAAATTTGAGGACCTGTCCCCAGACGTGGGGGGTAAAGCCAGGAAGATGGCAAAATCTCCCTCCATCCCATCTCCTACACCCCCACTATGGAGGAACTCTGATAAAGAGCTCAGGGGAGAGGACTCACCTTTCATGACCTCCAGAAAACAGGAAGCAAAATTAAATGTCAGAATGGATTTCCTTGGAGATAGCCTGATGAG ctCTTCTGATATTTTAGCTGAGGAGCGACAGTTGTCTCAGGATCTTGTGCAGTCCTCAAAAAAGGATCAGGAGTTTCGCTCCATCTTTCAACATGTTCAGGCTGCTCCGTTACAGAGGAGTCCCTCTGAGCTGTTTGCTCAACACATTGTCACCATCGTTCACCACATTAAAG CTCAGCACTTTCCATCCTCTGAAATGACTCTAAACGAGCGATTCACCATGTACCAAAGAcgagctgcagagaaggaaaTGATGAAAACCAGAAAAAGCCCAGAAATACACAG GAGAATTGATGTTTCACCAAGAGCTTTTAAGAAACACTCTCAACTTTTTGAGGCGATGAAAAGCTCAGAAGATGGCACTTACAAG GACGGCGGGGAAAAACTGAAAGGTGACCCGATGGACCTTCGTTTGGATATTGAGCGCCGTAAAAAATATTCCATCCATGACAGTGGCTACAATCAGGATCGGGGACAAGATGTGGGAGATTCCCCAGATTCTAGTAGAGAGAGATCTGGTAGAGAGTCCTCTAAATGCCGCGAGACATCAAA GAAAAGTAAGAAGAAGCGCTCTCGCTCAAGTTCgtcctcatcttcctcatcctctAAGTCCCAAAAAGAAGATTTGCCCCACAGCAAGTCTGACCCCAACGATAAAGGCTTTAACAGGGCCAGACTGGGTCAAACAGAGTCACTAGGACCAGTTGAAGGAGAAAAGCCACGTGGAGGATTT CAGGTCCGTATTCGTGGAAGGAGCTGGAACAGAGGCAATTACCAGGGAAATTCTTCACATGGTACCAACACCACGGCAAATGTGGCTGTACAGCCAAAAAATGAAGACTGGGACCCAGAGTACACTCCCAAGAGCAGGAAATACTACTTG CACGATGACAGAGAACGGGAGGCAGAGTGCAAGTGGTTGGACAACCGAGGTCGAGGACGGGGAAGCTTCTCACGTGGAAGGGCACGATTCATCATCCGCAAAGCCACTGGGGCCCCCAACACCAATAGCCCCAAATGGGCCCATGACAAGTTCCACATCAACAGGGAGCAAGATAATGCACAGGAAGAGGAGATAGAACCGGACCATAAAGAAGGAGAAATCGACGGAGCGAATACTTGA